In Anolis carolinensis isolate JA03-04 chromosome 4, rAnoCar3.1.pri, whole genome shotgun sequence, the genomic window aacttACCACCCAGCAGGCGTTTCCTAGATCAGCTATCTTCACTTTAAGCTTATCTGCATTCCCAGGCTCAAGAGGATTAAGGAGGAAATTTCCAGCAGCAGATTTTCCTAGATATAGAATGAAGAGCCCGTTACTATCATATGGAGAGAACTATCATCTGCCACACAAACTCAAAAAGCATTTTTAGGAGAACACAAATAAGAGATAATgaggagcttttttttttttttggtgacagGAAGAAACTTTAGGCTCATATGCACCCAACTCTTCCATAACATGCCCATGAGGAGGCAACTGATAGTTTTCATGTCCACTTTTGATTAACAAGAGTTTGCAGAAACAACAAACTTGTAATTAAACTTATTAAGTTGCTGGAATCTCTTGCTGATAAGTGGAGTACCTTTATTATTCTCAGAAGATCCATTATTTTCATTCTCATCCTCGGAAGGTATTTCTGCCCTGATGCTCTCTTGTAAATGGCTGATCTGCTGCTCACTGAGATACTGTTCGTCACTTGAGGTCGCCTGGCATACCATGGCATCCAGCACCTCTGAAATTAAGGGTGCACAGGACTCAGATCCAGGTTCTTCTATTCTGTCCTCTGTGCCACCATTACTTTGGTTGTAAGCAGAGGTCTCATCCTCTTCTTGCTCCTGAGGGGGGCCGCTACAGTCATTGGCATTGTGAACATCTTCCTCGAGACTCACGGACACTTGATTAATGGAATCTGAGAAGGCAGCCATTTGTACCATTCCATTGCAATTGATTTCGGTTACGCATTTTTCAACCCCTTCCATTAAGATTGTTTGCTCAGATACAAGAGAAATATCTTCTAGAGAAAAGGAATGGGATGGGGGAAGTGAGAAAGTAAAGTCAGACACAAATGAAACCCACCATAGCTTAGTTGATCATATACACAAATGCACCAGTCAAACAGCACCCACACCCCAGTTCTGGTGATTtgccaaaacaatttaaaattaagaTGCCCATCATACATGCTGGGGAAATGTAGAGCTAACTGTCGTGCTTAAACGATAATGCTCAACACAATGCAATGTAATCAATACATTGAATATCGTGTTCTTCCCACATTTCAGAAATGTGCAACAACACCTATCTTAAAACTTACTTAGCTTGAGACTACAAACTACTACCAAATACATCTAACATATATGAGAATTTTAGAGAACAACACCTGTCTTTCCTGGTACATCTTCATCTGGGGGGGTCTCTTTCAAAAGCAGCTCAAGTGGCCTTGGAACCTCTTGCTGGGCTTCAGGCTGAGCTTCCAGAGGGCTTGCTTCCTTCTCCATTTCCTCAATTTCTTGTATTCTTTTCTCCAGCAGCTCTGCTTGTcgtttctgtttctttttcaatttctttttcttatttttagacATTTTATCAGCCTGTGGGTTAATTGCAAACACAAAAGCTCTCAGGTACCTGTTTCCCTACTGAACTTCAAATAAGACGAAGGAAAGAtcaaagaggaaagaagaaaggaatttCCCTTGGATTATAGATGCAAGAAGGAATATTTTCACAGATCTGTTGATGCTAACACTCAAAGTGCAACCCTATAGTTCAATGATGCTTATTCTTAGTTAAATGAGTATAGGATTTTAATCATAGTCTACTCTTTCAATTCTATTCATACTTCTGGTATGATATATGGCATATAGCACCCCAAATGAACAATAAAAAGGACGATAAAAGAGAATACTCAATATCAGATATAGCTTCAAGCTATCTTCTTAATGAAAATGCACTTTTTAACAAAATGATATATCAATGGTATATGACACTTGAAAAAGCTTTCTAAGATATCTAAACAGGTTTCCAACACTTGCTAGAAATGTAAACAGCATGTCTACCATATGTGGTAGACATGTAAACATGCCAAGAAATATTAGATTCAAATGCcttaggcagtggttctcaatctgtaggtccccagctgtttttgccttcaatacccagaaatcctaacagatggtaaactggctgggatttctgggagttgtgggccaaaacacctgggaacccacaaattgagaaccattgacctaaGGTATGTGGGGGGAAATATCCAGTTAAAACCTGAAAACCAAAAACAGAGGATTGGATGATAAAAATGATGGACAAATCAACATGTTTACTAAAAGAAGGGACActagatttttttttggaaaaatttgAAACCTTTTATTCACTTTTTACACGTGGAAGAGAAGGACCTGCCAATTTTGAGTTCTGGAGAAtaattgatttgggggggggggggtttgagaaAGGAATCAACATTGGGAGGCCTAGAGGGTGAAGcttatgttgttttcttttggccAGATGAAGATAAATTGGAGgttatctatttttttctttctgttctcttttgcttttttcttgGCATTTTTTGAGTTTCTACACTATATTTCTTTTCTCAATTCACTTTTTTGACTTTAAATGtaactttaaaaacttttaaataatttttttaaaaagaaaatgcatttttatagtagAAATATAGAATGAAGCTTCCAAAATTATTTTAACACATGCATTTCCACTTGTATTTAATTCTGAATGTGCTCAAGATATTTCAGAGATTAAATTAAGAATACTCACATGGTACAGAACTATTCATAAAACACTTATTTTGACACCACCCTCCCCCAATAGAATGAGACCAGGCCAAATGCCTATGTGATCCAGAATGCTGTCCATAAAAACTATATCATATTCATCACAGGCAATTGCAATAACTGGGAGGAGGGTGTGGATGCTTGACAATTCTCTACACTAATAAGGCAAAGGAAGAGCACCAGATAACAGAACTGAAATAAATATGCAGCACACTATAATTTACTCTACAAAGCTAAGTATTTTTAATATCTAAACAAACATCTTAGGGCATTTTAATAAGCTTTATATATTACCCAGACTACTCTGTCAAGATTATGTAAATCCAAATTTACATGCAAAGTCTAATTCAATTCAAAAAGGAACAAATTACTACACTTACTGGTTTGGGCTGTGGTGCAGTACTCACTGTGAAAAGAGAAACACAATTAGTGTGACTGTGCTAATGCTACCAAAGCAGTATATGGCAGATAATCTTCTAATCTTCTATTGCAATTTTTGCAATAATAATGTactatacaaaaaacaaaaaagctctAGCAAATTATTATCAGATTCCATTCTATCaggaggatggcatggacttaAATAATCTCTGTAATATTAAAAACCTGTGTTGAATACTAGACGTTTCCCATGTGAGAAGAATGAACTTCACTGCCAGATTTTCAGGATGGTCATAACATTAATTTTAAGGCCACACAAGTGCCATGGCACTAAATAATTTATAGATGTAAATTATTGATAAATACAGAGATATTCAAGGGTCATTGTTCTTGACTTTTCACTGTCATTCTGAAGCAACAACTCCCATTTTAGTCACCACTCAGATCTAGCCATCTCTTCTGTGCATTTACCATTTCTAGATCAAAAGATTGATCTTTAAGAAAAATGTAGACCAGTCAATGGcacatttacagtgttccctcacttatcgtgggggttacattccaggaccacccgcaataagtgaaattccacAAAATAGGGgcactttatttatttcaatatttacacattatattagtagttaggtggcctttctcccctttgcaagccttcttcctgcgcttcttcCTCTCCGGTGCCTGGCAGTTTCTCTTTTGTGCATGCACCTCCCTCTACTCAACATCCAGAATGGCCCTGCTGGACGCTGACGAGAGGAAGGGCGCATGCACAAAAAGGAAACTGGCACAATTTGTGCATGTGCACCTCTCAGAAAAAACcgtgaagcagtgagggagcaaaaagcgaaccgcaaagcagggagggaacactgtaccccaATTAAAATAAGTTCAATTTCTCACTATCATCAAGAATTAGAAAATCATTGATGGCACATTGAACTTTCCACATTTAGTTCATGAATAAAATAGAAACCATGATAACCTAACAGGTGAAGGAAATGCTAAATCGGAAGTATTGATGGGCATTTCTAGTCATGAGCTTTTTTTGGTTCTTGCGGAGGCCAGAATTCCATTCAAAGATTGAAATTCTGACAGCTGTAGCAGACCGCCTGAAATTTCAATTACATAATGGAGaaagaatggttgcttacctgtaaccatgtttcttcgagtggtcatctgtgaaataagCACCTATTCAGCAATTAACTGGAAACCTCTGGAAAGCTATAGGCTGTGCCCCGCCCAGCTTCCACAGGAGGCAATACAGGCCATAAAAGGGGCTGCAGCCTGTTCCCTTTCGCCGCCGTACCGCGGCTCGAGGACTGAGCATGAATAgtggggaggatgggtggggaggtgctaatttcacagatgaccactctaagaaacatggttacaggtaagcaaccattctttCTCCTTCGTGGTCTCTGATGAAATCAGCACCTATGATAGAATAGCAAGCCACAAATCTTGGATGGTGGGCATCATGCCAGTGCCGAGAAAAGTACTGCTCTGCCAAAGGCGGCATGCCTCCTCGACTGATCATCCATCTTGTAGTGGGTGGCGAACGTGAGGGGAGTAGCCCAGATTGCTGCCCAGCAGATGTCTTGCAAACCACCCATGAGGAGAGGCATTGCGGAAACAGGCAAACGCTTAGCATCATTCTGATACTTCAAGAAGAATCTTGGGGATTTTCGGAAATCCTTTGTTCTGTCCAGGTAAAAGGCCAATGTCCTATGGACATCAAGGAGATGCAATGCCGTTCCAAATCTGTTGACGAGTCTTGGAAAAAAGCAGGAAGAATAATATCAGTTGCAACTTTCAGGAGAAAGGCATTGTCCGTTATGAGGACAACTTTATCCTGGTGAAAGCAAAGGTATGGTGCATCAACACACAATGCCCAAAGTTCGCTTGATCTTCGTGCTGACGTGACTACTACCAAAAAAGTGACCTTCCATGATAGGCAGGAGAGGTCAAGAGAGGCCATGGGCTCGAATGGTGGTTTGGTCACCAAATCGAGCTGCCATGagggcggtgggggggggggggatactggCGGTTGGAAATTCCGGTACCCTCTGAGGAAGAGTCGTACAAGAGGATCCCGGAACCATGAGGCACCGCCTTTCCTACGACAGTAAGCAGAAAGAGCAGCCAGGTAACATTTCAATGATGAAAGCACCAAGCCGTCTTGAACCAACATCGCTAGGAAATCAAGTAGGAGGGAAGTAGGGGCTTGCAAAGGATCCACTCTTCGTTCTTGAGCAAACTGAGCGAAACAGTTTCATTTCGCAACATAGGACCGCTGTGTGGATGGGCGATGCGCAGCATCTATGATGTCTGCTACTGAGCGGGAGAGTGGCTGGGCCGGACTCACCATGCCATGAGGTGAAGGAGGCTGAGGTCTGGATGGCGTACGCAGCCGTCCTGGATTGTCAGTAAGTCCGGCAGATTGCCCAGAGGAAGGCACTCTCCAGCAACCATCAAGTTCAGGAGCGTGAACCAAGGCTGTCATGGCCATTTTGGTGTGATCACAATGACACTGACATCGTTGGTGTCAATCTTGGCAATCACCCTGTTGAGGAGAGGGATGGGCGGGAAGATGTAGAGTAGAGGAACAGTATACCTAAGCAAACGTTGCTGCGCTTCGTCCACCAGAGCAATGAGCAGCGTATCGCAGGTGGGGCAGATAACATCCGGCTCTGTCTGTGTCAAAGAGGATCAAACACTTGGAGGAACCATGACTGGAGTGGGCGGAAGTGGAGCCAGGCGAATGGTGTGACTGCCATTGTTGAGGCCATGTGTGGACTGTACATGCTTGGCATCCACAGATGGTGACTGCATTATTCGCAGGACGGCAGATTGCGGAAGCACTCCTCAGGAAGAGGGAGTTGATCCGGGCGCCTATGAACCGTACATCCCGTGTCAGCTCCAAGTGGGATTGTTGGAGATTGACGACGAGCCTGACTCTGCAAGATGGAAAGGGTGAATTTGATGTGGTCCAAAAGTTGTGAGCGGGAATTCCCGGCGAGCAACCAATCGTCGATGTAGGGGAACACCGTGATACCCTGGCGACGCAAGTGAGCTGCCACCACTGCCATGCATTTAGTGAAGATGCGAGGCGCCATGGATATTCCAAAAGGAAGAACCCTGAAAGAAAAGGCCTTGTGGCCTATCTTGAAGGACAAGTACTTGTGATGGCATGAATTGATGGctacgtggaaatacgcgtcctTCAAATCAATTGTGGCAAACCAAGCGTGCCATGGAAACAAGTGAAAAATGGTCAGAAGGGTAACCATACGAAATTTGCATGCCCAGATGTAAAGGTTCAGCCCTTGGAGATCCAGAATTGGCCTCTGGCCTCCATCCTTTTTAGGGACCAAGAAATAGGGGGAGAAAAAGGCTGACGCAAACATCGAAGGGTGGAAAGGCACGATAGCCCCTTTTTGGAGAAGGGTGTGAACTTCGTCTCACAACACAGAAGAGGGAGTTGTCATCCTGACGATTCCTAACTGCGGCCAGTTTTTAAACTCAATGGTGTAGCCATTTTGAATGATGTCAATTACCACTTGTCAGTAGTGATACTGCACCATGCTGCAGAAAAACCAGCCAATCTTGTGCCAAACCGAACAGTCAAAGTGATGTGTTGAGAAGGGTTGTGTGGGGGATTCACATGAGTCCCGTGATTAGTTGAATCACCACTGTGCAAAGGTAGAGACGACACCCGTGCGGGAGGGGGGAGGTGGCACTACTAAAAGCGCTGCTTAGTCTTGTTCTGGGCCTTCCCTTTACCTTGTTGACGCAAAGTAGCTTGCATCTGTTGCTTTGGCGAGCGTGGTGGTTTCGTTTGAGAGGAAGCTCGCAAAGAAGGGAATATGGCCTGCTGTTGTAAGAAGAGGACTGCTGGCCTCTTGATCTGGAGCGGTAAGAGGTTTGTGGAAACCAAACTTGTTCGCCGCTTGTCTCACCTCTTGAGTATCTTTCAGGTAGGTATTTGTTTCCGGATTAAACAGACCATCATCATGGGCTGGGAGATCCTCTGCCAACaacttgccttcctctgagagggTAGAGGTGCATAGCCAGGCATGTCTTTTAAGGGAAGTAGATAAAGAAAACATCTTCCCTGCGTTGTCGGCAAGATGCTGATTGAGATCCTTCTGGGCTTGATTCAGCAACAAAGCCTCTTGGCAATAGGCCTTAGCCATACCTTGGTGCTCAGGTGGCAGCAAGTCTAGGTATGGCGCAACCTTTTCCCATAGAAAAGCATCATAGGAGGCCATATATGCTCCATAGTGAGCCATACGGTGGCGGGAGTGAAAGGACTTGTGGCGACAACACAGGTGGAGGTGGAGTAGCCTTAGAAGCACTATGAGAGGAGGGATGCTGAGCTGGAACAAAGCAATAGGCCCTCCCTCCAGAGGAATAATGAATAGAATCAGGGTGATAAGAATGAGGATTACGACCTGATGGTGTGTGGCTTGGAGAATGGCTTCCATATCGTCGGCGGCTCTCAGGGGAGGCATAAGACAATTCCCTCCTGGGCTGTGGCCTCGGGAGGAGTAAGAACGCCAGCCAGGAGACTGACTGTGGGATCTGGAACGCCAAGCGTCTCCTGGCCTCGCAGAGCAGCGGGAGGGGGGGAGATCACTTTTCCCTTAGCCACGGCGACGAGCGGCTCGCTAGCTCCGTGCGCGGCTGCTGAGGGCTCGATGGCCAGGACTGCTGGCTAGGCCCTGCCGCTTCCCTAGTACCCAACAAGGCCGAAGCCTGTTCTAAGGGCAgggagggctgtgctggtggagGGAGTTCCACATCCTGCTGTTCCGGCTTCCCCGCATGGCAGAGTAGAGGCTCCAGCGGAAGGCAATGGCAGCCCGGGCGACTGCCACAGTAAGGCAACTTGCAAGGCAGGCTGAAGGCTCAAGACTCCACGagtcttttgtttccttttgcctccctTCTTCTCCAGAGGAGTTGTAAGGCTCTGCGAGCTTTTGCGCTTGGAATCGCCATTAGCACCGGTCGGGCGTTTTCGAGCCTTGCAACGGTCCTGAGGGCTCTGAGGCCACTTTCAATGAGCTAGCTGCCTCTGGGAGAAGGGCCTTCTCACACAATAAAGCTTTAAGACGCCGTTCACGGTTCTTCCTCATTTGCCGCGTCAATGCTGTACAGACAGGGCAAGATTGTGCAGAATGGGTTTCCCCCAAACATATAAGACAAGTAGTATGCCCATCTGAGTCTGacatgtctccccccccccccacaggagATACATTTTTTAGAAAGTACCGAAGCCATTTATACCAACCAGGGTCAGATGAGAGCGTTGTCATTAAACAGTCCAAAATCAGGAGAGGAGAGATTACCAAAATCCATTAAACAGTCCAAAGTCAGGAGAGGAGAGATCACCAAATCTGTTTAAACAGTCCAAGTTATATCACTTGTAGGTTATATGTAGAGTAAGAGAGGTTCCTTACTACTACTGCAAAGGCGGCTGGAAAAAGGGAACTGAGGCTGCAGCCCCTTGCATGGCCTATATTGCCTCCTGCGGAGGCTGGGCGGGGCACAGCCATAAGCCTATAGCTTTCCAGAGGTTTCCAGTTAATTGCTGCATAGGTGCATCAACTATCACAGGTGCTGATTTCATCAGAGACCATGAAGGAGAAAGCCAAACATGCAAACAATGCCCATCACCAATACTGAATAAGATAGCTCTTGTTCTAGTTGCCATCTGAAGAGAGGTTTGGAAGACAAATAGGACTGAACACTATTGGCGATTCAACTCACTGTGGATCAGCTTCTTTAAGATTTAAAAGTAGCGCCACTTATGTTAATAGTCTTCTTTTCACTGTTGCTGTTTTCAACACTGTTGCAGGTAAAATCTGATAATATAAACACTCCTGGGGATAAGCCAAACCAAGCTAACTCTATCACAAGAACCTCTCACTGGATGCTGGATATAACCCAAATCTCAACTGACTAATTGATACTATTTCTGAAGACAACACTCTGGTAAATCTTTAGACAGGGGTGAGAACATTTGGAAATGCTAAGTGATATGCCATGGAGCTCAGCTCAGCTTATACACACTATGATAATGCCCCAGTAGCATACATTATTGTTTGACCCCGCTTTGCTTTGCAAGACAGGACACTTACAGAAGTAAAATAACTATCAGAGCATGTATCTATAACACAAATGTTGAGACATAAATAGATATATCTCCCTGCGAAAATACAAAAAGATTAATACAAAGCACATCCTACATAATGACTTCACTGCAGAATCTCTCAAAATGGAATGCTATAGAAGCTCTTTTATATAGTTTTTTCATGACTTACTTAAACAATATCAGATAAGAAACAATATGTTAAATTATACATACTCTTATGAGTTTACTGTCTATTACTTTTCATGGAATAGTTTAATCTTACAGAAAGCAGAAGTATCTCATATTAATAATGCTCTAGATACAGCTCAAATCCTAACTAATCACTCAGAAGGAGCTAATTTTAGAGGAACAGAGACAAGAACAAAAATGTACCTGCAGAGCCTGAAGGAGGGGGTGCTCCAGATCTCTGCCACTCTGTTGCTTCGGCAGCCAATCTGCGGATGTATTGGTCATTAACACACAGCAAAATGTTTTCTGGTTTAATATCAGTATGGATAATTCGACATTTAGCATGTAAATAATCCAGGCCTTGCAAAACCTACAAGAGGAAGAAAATGGGCATTTAGGTGACATAAATGATAAATGGTGAAAATTATAATGAGAAGTCAGAATGCAGTATGTATTATTAGAGGGAATAATGCTTTTAGAGCTTTTAGTGGGTTATCAGTATATGCAAGTAGGTTATCAGTGGAAAGATACCTCCTACTACACCCAAGGGGAATCTGATAAAGGGAATAGGGGGCAATGGGATAAGAATCATGCAgaccttcagatattgttggactgcatatTTCAGCAGCCCTAGCCGTGACAGCCCATAATGCAAAATATTGGGAGCTGCAGTCAACCACCATTTGGAGGACCATATGATTTTGACTCTGGGCACAGGTCAAAGCAAATGAAAACAGTCATGGCTAACATACTCATGAGATCCTTTTCCACTGCTTCTTTGGAATTTTGCACATATAACGGCATAATTTTTAGAGGAACTGCACTTCTGTGTATCTTGGGATTTTCCAAGGTATGCAGCCTTTTTGTGTAATTCCACAGCTATCAAAACAGCAGCGATGATTTTGCTTTTAGATGAATCGAAAACAATACTAGAAGAATTAACTACATATTTACAACGACGAATTTCTTTATTTCTAAGACTGCATAAAAGTGATTTGATCTATTTTCTTAGCATTTTAAAACAGGCAAACAAGATTAATATCAAAATCACAATGCAATTTAGATTTGTTCAATTGGTATGAATTCAGCAAAATTGATAATGGTTGACTTTTTTGGATCAGAATTCCTAGAAGTATGGagagattctaggagttgtagtcccaaaagtTACTTATCCAAGATCTGGCAGGAAGATGAAATATTATAGTCTCTAGTCGCACAGCTAAATGGGCACAATTTGAATGAGCACCATACATTTGACAACATATACTTTACAAGCATGATAAAGTTGAAAATCAATCTATTTTAAGAATTTTTTAACAATTTGACAACATCCTAAATTGTCAAATAAAGGGAGAACATACTTGCTGGATTATCCTTTTTACACAAAGAAGAGGAAGCCCCTGATAATTCGATTTGATGATCCATTTCAGAAGATGGTGTCCTATAACTTCAAAAACCATACAAATATCTGTAGATGAGTCAAGGCTGAAATTCCTGGGATTTCTATAATCTGAGTCACTGCTGAAAATATGGTCATTTAGtacaagaaaaaagaaaccaaatGATCCCTTTCCTTCCAGCATGTTGTTCCCCAGAGTTATGCTTACTTTGTGACCAAATCTGTTCAGAAGTTATGGGTGGGTGCAGAAATTTCTtaaggcaatacagtagagtctcacttatccaaaccttgcttatccaagtgtctggattatccaagccatttttgcagtcaatgttttcaatatatcatgatattttggtgctaaattcataaatacagtaattacaacataacattactgcgcattgaactaatttttctgtcaaatttgttgtctaacatgatgttttggtgcttaatttgtaaaatcataacctaatttgatgtttaataggcttttccttaatctctccttattatccaacatattcgcttatccaagattctgccacccatttagcttggataagtgagactctactgtataacacagctaaattaaaaaaaaaaacaattggaaGGCAACCCAATAATCTCAGTCAAAAACACTGTCATTTTTCAAAGCTTTATTCTCAATatacacatttgtgtgtgtgtgagcaggCAAGAGAATACCATCCATAGGCAGAACAGAATGAGCTTGCTATATAAGCCATAACTGAAGCCCTGCAAACCTTATGACGTTCCAGGGATGCAGCAGTTATTTTATTGCCTATTGTTACAGATTAAGATTGGAGAAAACTGTAATTTAACCTCCAGCTGTCATGACAAAAACTGCTTCTCATgacttatttttttttcctgctctATACAAAGGATACGGGATCCATTTACTCCTGAGATTTTGAAATCATCTAATAGCTGAACCACCCTCTCTCTGTTTGGGTCATCAGGGTCTGTGTTTCGGACCTGTATGGGGAAAACCAAACAACACAAGAAATCATAGTGATTATCTCTTCACCAAGCCTCATCCTTTCCCCATGCCTTTCATTTTGGAAACAAAAAGCTAACGTTTCTATGAACACATTAATTTCTACAAACACATTAATCTTGCTTTGGTCtccaaatgcaaaacaaaacaaaaacaggtttAATTCATCCCTAAACAAAAACTGTCTCAGAGCCTACACTGGAGTGCATTTCTTGGGCTTGTGCTTCTCCTTCATGAGTCCGTCCTTTTAAATTACTTTGAAATGTACTATTGGATGCAAGGGAGTAAaattacaataaactattttaatGTGAAAACAGGATGCATACAATTAATAAACACCAAGATCAAGCCTTTAAGCCTATTTGAAGAATTACAAGACCTATGGCAAAATGACTAAAGAAAGAACCTTCCCTCTATACCAGCTACTACTAATACTGTGGACTTAGAGGAAACAGTCAACCAGCAGTTGCTGGACTTAAtcctcttttccttttgtgtcttttaaaattgtaaaCCTGAGGGGCAGGGTACTGTCAAAGTAACAATTTGCAAGCTGCTCTGGGAACTTTATTGGTCAAAGGTTatggtataaatatttgaaattaatAGTTTAGTTAATTCCAGAATCTTTTAAACTACCCCAGACATTGAGGTGAAACGCTTTACTGATAAAAAAAAGCCTAATCTCTACACTGTGGCCAAAACGCAACATCGTTGTCAGTCTCTCTCCTCCACCTCAGCTTTCTCCATCACCTGAAAATCAGATTGTGGTGGGCGTGATTCTAGTATTCCAGAAACTGTTTTGCAGTTATATATGAGGTATTAATGGAAAGAGAGGATCAGCCCCATCAGATTCTGCTGGATCCTCTCATACTACTAGAAAACAATGACTGGACCTTTACTTCTATTACAGGACAAAGATTCCACAGACCTAGGGGTCCACTAACACTGTAGAAATGatgaagtttgataccacattgATTGTCATGTCCTAATGTTATAGAATTGCCaatttacaagttctttagccctctatgccaaagagtactggcatCTCccgaaactacagctcccaggattccatagtattgagccatggcaattaaagtggtggaaaactacattaattctatagtgtatatgAACACTAACAGTCATATCCTGATGTTTTAAAGGATGTAACACTTTGCATACTCACAGACTTCAGCAGCTTGATTTCATCCAGTGCTGTTTCTGTGTAGTTTTCAGCACTTTTTACAACTTTCATTGCAACAAACCTTTTAGCCCTAAAGAGAAATCAAATTTAGTACAAAATTGTTCTGGGGAACCAAAAACCATCAACATAAGATGTAAGTTCTGAATGTTTGGGACACTTGCtggaataaaaatacatttatgaATACGATCAATTTCTTTATACAACTTGAACATAATACTGTTATTATACTATTACAAAATGCAGGAGATAACTGATTTAAATGTGAAAACAAGAAGAAACTTGATGTGCAAAAGTTTCATATTCTTACGTCCTGAATGGCAT contains:
- the srpk1 gene encoding SRSF protein kinase 1 isoform X2, with amino-acid sequence MGQGESGEAPDAWIHLLAFMQSRGRCRSRSEEPWRGPLLPSSPSSEGSDSNRGEEIWWRAQRRAKIPALRTRRPARPLPAQAQGASLERTREGGTGGPPSLAAMERKVLALQARKKRTKAKKEKAQRKPETQHRGPATITENDQPEQEEEIRGSDDDEQEDPNDYCKGGYHLVKIGDLFNGRYHVIRKLGWGHFSTVWLSWDIQAKRFVAMKVVKSAENYTETALDEIKLLKSVRNTDPDDPNRERVVQLLDDFKISGVNGSHICMVFEVIGHHLLKWIIKSNYQGLPLLCVKRIIQQVLQGLDYLHAKCRIIHTDIKPENILLCVNDQYIRRLAAEATEWQRSGAPPPSGSAVSTAPQPKPADKMSKNKKKKLKKKQKRQAELLEKRIQEIEEMEKEASPLEAQPEAQQEVPRPLELLLKETPPDEDVPGKTDISLVSEQTILMEGVEKCVTEINCNGMVQMAAFSDSINQVSVSLEEDVHNANDCSGPPQEQEEDETSAYNQSNGGTEDRIEEPGSESCAPLISEVLDAMVCQATSSDEQYLSEQQISHLQESIRAEIPSEDENENNGSSENNKGKSAAGNFLLNPLEPGNADKLKVKIADLGNACWVHKHFTEDIQTRQYRSLEVLIGAGYSTPADIWSTACMAFELATGDYLFEPHSGEDYSRDEDHIALIIELLGKIPRKLIVAGKYSKEFFTKKGDLKHITKLKPWGLFEVLVEKYEWSQEDAAAFTDFLLPMLELNPEKRATASQCLRHPWLNS
- the srpk1 gene encoding SRSF protein kinase 1 isoform X1 — protein: MGQGESGEAPDAWIHLLAFMQSRGRCRSRSEEPWRGPLLPSSPSSEGSDSNRGEEIWWRAQRRAKIPALRTRRPARPLPAQAQGASLERTREGGTGGPPSLAAMERKVLALQARKKRTKAKKEKAQRKPETQHRGPATITENDQPEQEEEIRGSDDDEQEDPNDYCKGGYHLVKIGDLFNGRYHVIRKLGWGHFSTVWLSWDIQAKRFVAMKVVKSAENYTETALDEIKLLKSVRNTDPDDPNRERVVQLLDDFKISGVNGSHICMVFEVIGHHLLKWIIKSNYQGLPLLCVKRIIQQVLQGLDYLHAKCRIIHTDIKPENILLCVNDQYIRRLAAEATEWQRSGAPPPSGSAVSTAPQPKPADKMSKNKKKKLKKKQKRQAELLEKRIQEIEEMEKEASPLEAQPEAQQEVPRPLELLLKETPPDEDVPGKTEDISLVSEQTILMEGVEKCVTEINCNGMVQMAAFSDSINQVSVSLEEDVHNANDCSGPPQEQEEDETSAYNQSNGGTEDRIEEPGSESCAPLISEVLDAMVCQATSSDEQYLSEQQISHLQESIRAEIPSEDENENNGSSENNKGKSAAGNFLLNPLEPGNADKLKVKIADLGNACWVHKHFTEDIQTRQYRSLEVLIGAGYSTPADIWSTACMAFELATGDYLFEPHSGEDYSRDEDHIALIIELLGKIPRKLIVAGKYSKEFFTKKGDLKHITKLKPWGLFEVLVEKYEWSQEDAAAFTDFLLPMLELNPEKRATASQCLRHPWLNS
- the srpk1 gene encoding SRSF protein kinase 1 isoform X4, which produces MWRSLLPHYHSFSFYWPETQHRGPATITENDQPEQEEEIRGSDDDEQEDPNDYCKGGYHLVKIGDLFNGRYHVIRKLGWGHFSTVWLSWDIQAKRFVAMKVVKSAENYTETALDEIKLLKSVRNTDPDDPNRERVVQLLDDFKISGVNGSHICMVFEVIGHHLLKWIIKSNYQGLPLLCVKRIIQQVLQGLDYLHAKCRIIHTDIKPENILLCVNDQYIRRLAAEATEWQRSGAPPPSGSAVSTAPQPKPADKMSKNKKKKLKKKQKRQAELLEKRIQEIEEMEKEASPLEAQPEAQQEVPRPLELLLKETPPDEDVPGKTEDISLVSEQTILMEGVEKCVTEINCNGMVQMAAFSDSINQVSVSLEEDVHNANDCSGPPQEQEEDETSAYNQSNGGTEDRIEEPGSESCAPLISEVLDAMVCQATSSDEQYLSEQQISHLQESIRAEIPSEDENENNGSSENNKGKSAAGNFLLNPLEPGNADKLKVKIADLGNACWVHKHFTEDIQTRQYRSLEVLIGAGYSTPADIWSTACMAFELATGDYLFEPHSGEDYSRDEDHIALIIELLGKIPRKLIVAGKYSKEFFTKKGDLKHITKLKPWGLFEVLVEKYEWSQEDAAAFTDFLLPMLELNPEKRATASQCLRHPWLNS